In Terriglobus sp. TAA 43, a single window of DNA contains:
- a CDS encoding sigma-54 dependent transcriptional regulator, whose amino-acid sequence METVSNSSHHAAALATQQRPCRLLLADDQPHILDALELLLEPEGYVLERAGTPALLISALSSEDFDGILMDLNYTRDTTSGEEGLALIERIRGHHAHLPIIVMTAWGNIDLAVKAMHSGASDFIQKPWDNTRLLTVLRTQLELYRMQRSAALLEAENKMLHTEGAPVMIATAPSMQRVMELISRVGPSDANVLITGEHGSGKEVVAQTLHRISLRSQRTMVAVNTGALSEGTFESELFGHVKGAFTDARAERVGRFELAHGSTLFLDEIANVPLRQQAKLLRVLETGEFERLGSSRTQKSDVRVISATNADLRSAAAAGTFRPDLLFRLNTVEISLPPLRERREDIPLLAAHFLSRYAAQYRRPVHGFEPAALERMLYYAWPGNVRELDHTLERAVLMARAEYLSLSDLALQADGPTTTNSLDEMDLEAVEAHLVRKALNRYQGNVSAAAEALGLSRGALYRRMEKYGL is encoded by the coding sequence TTGGAAACCGTATCAAACTCGTCGCATCACGCTGCTGCCCTGGCAACGCAGCAGCGTCCCTGCCGTCTGTTGTTAGCGGATGACCAACCGCACATTCTGGACGCGCTGGAACTTCTTCTGGAACCGGAAGGATATGTGCTTGAGCGTGCGGGTACACCTGCGCTGCTTATCTCTGCACTATCCAGCGAAGACTTCGACGGCATCCTGATGGACCTGAATTACACCCGCGACACCACCAGCGGCGAAGAGGGTCTTGCACTCATCGAACGCATTCGCGGACACCATGCGCATCTCCCCATCATCGTGATGACAGCGTGGGGCAACATCGATCTTGCTGTAAAAGCAATGCACAGCGGCGCGAGCGATTTCATCCAAAAGCCGTGGGACAATACGCGACTGCTGACCGTATTGCGCACCCAGCTTGAGTTGTACCGGATGCAGCGCTCTGCTGCACTGCTGGAAGCAGAGAACAAGATGCTCCATACAGAAGGCGCTCCGGTCATGATCGCAACGGCGCCTTCCATGCAGCGCGTGATGGAACTGATCTCACGCGTTGGTCCCTCGGATGCCAACGTTCTCATCACCGGCGAACATGGCAGCGGCAAGGAAGTCGTCGCACAAACGCTGCATCGCATCTCGCTCCGATCGCAGCGCACCATGGTCGCTGTGAATACCGGTGCGCTCTCGGAAGGCACCTTTGAAAGTGAACTCTTTGGCCACGTCAAAGGTGCGTTCACAGACGCCCGCGCAGAACGTGTTGGCCGATTCGAACTCGCGCACGGTTCGACTCTTTTTCTTGATGAAATCGCAAACGTCCCTCTGCGCCAGCAGGCCAAACTCTTACGCGTACTGGAAACCGGAGAGTTTGAACGCCTCGGTTCCTCGCGCACGCAGAAGTCGGACGTCCGTGTCATTTCTGCCACCAACGCCGATCTCCGTTCCGCTGCAGCCGCAGGCACCTTCCGCCCTGATCTTCTCTTTCGCCTTAATACGGTAGAGATCAGCCTGCCGCCTTTGCGCGAACGGCGCGAAGATATTCCGCTGCTGGCGGCACATTTCCTTTCACGCTACGCCGCACAGTATCGCCGCCCCGTACATGGCTTTGAGCCTGCTGCGCTGGAACGCATGTTGTACTACGCATGGCCCGGCAACGTGCGCGAACTGGATCATACGCTGGAACGCGCCGTCTTGATGGCACGCGCGGAGTACCTCTCGCTCTCAGACCTTGCTCTCCAGGCAGACGGCCCCACAACCACGAACTCTCTGGATGAAATGGATCTTGAGGCAGTGGAAGCGCACCTGGTCCGCAAGGCACTCAATCGGTATCAGGGCAACGTGAGCGCCGCAGCAGAGGCACTGGGACTAAGCCGTGGCGCTTTATATCGCCGCATGGAAAAATATGGCCTTTAG
- a CDS encoding PAS domain-containing sensor histidine kinase: protein MKEEERSEVFLDSAPWKPGQDGTQSSRSVSYELRMRLWLAAIGAILLLLSGTLFHTWGVDGFTNSVALLTLGILWLFLAERALHRIVTPLQTLTNVIAAIRSEDFSFRVRGARRGDAAGDLAKEINLLSESLQAQKRDATEARALVDRVLSTMDAPVLAFAEDGALAMVNRAARTALGLQLTDIGRAAEELQVESLLELEDSTLMPQPPRGLAGRWMLRRSAFRLQGRRHLLVMLTEIGSALREEERQAWQRLIRVLGHEINNSLAPIKSIAGTLQLRLAPEIDFENTPSRDAQLRKGLAIIEARADSLNRFLQGYRKLSTLPALQRQPVAILAFMQQVTALDHGVPVTITESEDRIALIDPVLMEQAMINLLKNAAEATLERSTHEGSATRPIEVMWRVAGDDLIIEIRDYGLGVLNESNLFVPFYTTKPEGSGIGLLLTQHVVEAHSGTVQLANHPSRVGCIVSITIPA from the coding sequence ATGAAGGAAGAAGAACGTTCCGAAGTCTTTCTGGATTCCGCGCCATGGAAGCCCGGACAAGACGGCACACAATCCTCGCGCAGCGTGAGCTACGAACTGCGCATGCGATTGTGGCTTGCGGCAATCGGCGCAATTCTCCTGTTGCTCAGCGGCACGTTATTCCATACATGGGGCGTCGATGGCTTCACCAATAGCGTTGCGCTTCTCACTCTCGGCATCCTCTGGCTCTTCCTTGCAGAGCGCGCGCTTCACCGTATCGTCACGCCTCTGCAAACACTCACAAATGTCATCGCAGCCATTCGCAGCGAGGACTTTTCATTTCGTGTGCGTGGAGCACGACGTGGCGATGCCGCAGGCGATCTCGCCAAGGAAATCAACCTGCTCTCTGAGTCGCTGCAGGCACAGAAACGTGACGCGACTGAAGCGCGAGCATTAGTCGATCGCGTTCTCTCCACTATGGACGCGCCAGTACTGGCGTTCGCAGAGGATGGCGCATTGGCCATGGTCAATCGCGCTGCCCGTACTGCACTGGGACTACAACTCACAGACATAGGCCGCGCGGCAGAAGAACTACAAGTGGAATCGCTCCTCGAGTTAGAGGACAGCACATTGATGCCGCAACCGCCCCGTGGCCTTGCCGGACGATGGATGCTTCGACGCAGCGCCTTCCGCCTGCAGGGCCGTAGGCATTTGCTGGTGATGTTGACCGAGATTGGCTCAGCACTCCGCGAAGAAGAACGCCAGGCATGGCAACGACTCATCCGGGTTCTAGGCCACGAGATCAATAATTCGCTTGCCCCAATCAAGTCCATTGCCGGAACACTGCAACTGCGTCTCGCCCCCGAGATAGATTTTGAAAACACTCCCTCGAGAGATGCGCAGTTAAGAAAAGGCCTCGCCATCATTGAGGCGCGTGCTGACTCTCTCAATCGATTCCTGCAGGGCTATCGCAAGCTTTCCACCCTGCCTGCGTTGCAACGTCAGCCGGTTGCAATCCTCGCGTTCATGCAACAGGTCACGGCTCTGGATCATGGTGTTCCTGTAACCATCACTGAATCCGAAGATCGTATCGCTTTGATCGATCCGGTGCTGATGGAACAGGCAATGATCAACCTTCTCAAGAATGCAGCAGAGGCCACACTGGAGCGTTCGACGCACGAAGGCAGCGCCACCCGGCCGATTGAAGTCATGTGGCGAGTTGCTGGCGACGATCTCATCATCGAAATCCGCGACTACGGCCTGGGCGTCCTGAACGAATCCAACCTGTTCGTGCCCTTCTACACCACCAAACCGGAAGGCAGCGGTATCGGCCTACTGCTGACTCAGCACGTCGTGGAGGCCCACAGCGGCACCGTCCAGCTTGCAAATCATCCCTCCCGGGTGGGTTGCATCGTCAGCATTACCATCCCCGCCTGA
- a CDS encoding glycoside hydrolase family 3 C-terminal domain-containing protein translates to MRRLIAALLFTTVLSAKAQQPAYQNTSLSPEQRAADLVGRMTLEEKAAQMVNGAAAIPRLNVPAYDYWNEALHGVARSGYATMFPQAIGMAATWDAPLLKTIGDVISTEARAKNNEALRHNNHDIYFGLTFWSPNINIFRDPRWGRGQETYGEDPHLTAQLGVNFIEGLQGTNPKYYKVIATPKHFAVHSGPEESRHRFDVQPSPHDLWDTYLPQFRAAIVDAKADSIMCSYNRIDGAPACGSKTLLADILRNDWKFKGFVTSDCGAIDDFYRSYGHKTDPDAEHADKTALLAGTDTNCGGTYKKLDSAVKAGLIKESDIDVSLRRLFEARIRLGLFDPPSMVPYAQIPFSAVNSPANAAVAKRAAEESMVLLKNDGILPLRGEKYKTVAVIGPNGAALSSLEGNYNGQPHDPVMPVDALRTSLSGTRVLYAPGAPYVAGFAMPVSRTMLHPAKGSQEHGLKAEYFTSANFSGSPVTTRVDPELNFDWSGVSPLRATPAGPFAVRWSGTISAPAAGTYEFLVKTGRCRGCGPAQGYTVTVDGKQVTELKRQAPVAPGGRINGTTGLPEVDRANRPGVFQITFDDTKQEHDITVEFSRDSASAGSGIRLEWSPKPETLLPEAIATAKQADVVIAMLGLSPDLEGEEMPVKLPGFVGGDRSDINLPASQDELLKQIVATGKPTVVVLLNGSALAVNFADENANAVLESWYPGEAGAQAIADTLTGKNNPSGRLPVTFYKAESDLPAFDDYSMKNRTYRYFTGAPLYGFGYGLSYTRFAYSGLKLSTAKLKAGEPLTAEVTVKNTGKMAGEEVAQLYLLPPADGNGGLSPKQQLEGFRRVSLKPGEAKKITFTLSPRQLSEVDAQGVRAVQPGSYSIAVGGAQPKDARATAAAQTAAFTIDGTQELPH, encoded by the coding sequence ATGCGACGCTTGATCGCGGCACTACTTTTCACCACCGTCCTCTCTGCGAAAGCGCAGCAACCGGCCTATCAAAACACCTCTCTCTCGCCCGAGCAGCGCGCCGCAGACTTGGTGGGGCGCATGACGTTGGAAGAGAAAGCTGCGCAGATGGTCAATGGCGCCGCTGCCATTCCCCGGCTCAACGTTCCTGCATACGACTACTGGAATGAAGCGCTACACGGTGTCGCTCGCTCCGGCTACGCCACCATGTTTCCTCAAGCCATCGGCATGGCCGCCACATGGGACGCGCCTCTGCTGAAAACCATTGGCGATGTCATCTCCACCGAGGCACGCGCCAAGAACAATGAAGCTCTGCGCCACAACAATCACGACATCTACTTCGGTCTCACATTCTGGTCGCCGAACATCAATATCTTTCGCGATCCCCGGTGGGGGCGTGGGCAGGAGACCTATGGTGAAGACCCGCACCTGACTGCGCAGCTTGGTGTGAACTTCATAGAGGGTCTGCAGGGTACCAACCCCAAGTACTACAAGGTGATCGCGACACCGAAGCACTTTGCCGTGCACTCGGGCCCGGAGGAAAGCCGCCACCGCTTTGACGTGCAGCCTTCGCCGCATGATCTGTGGGACACCTATCTGCCGCAGTTCCGCGCGGCCATCGTCGATGCCAAAGCCGACTCCATCATGTGCTCCTATAACCGCATCGATGGCGCTCCCGCATGCGGCAGCAAGACTCTGCTAGCGGACATCCTGCGCAACGACTGGAAGTTCAAGGGCTTCGTCACCTCAGACTGCGGCGCCATTGACGACTTCTACCGCAGCTACGGACACAAGACCGATCCCGATGCCGAACACGCGGACAAGACCGCTCTGCTCGCTGGTACTGACACCAACTGCGGAGGCACCTACAAGAAGCTGGATTCCGCAGTGAAGGCCGGACTCATCAAGGAGTCAGACATCGACGTGAGCCTGCGCCGACTCTTCGAGGCACGGATTCGTCTGGGACTCTTCGATCCGCCATCGATGGTTCCCTATGCGCAGATTCCCTTCAGCGCGGTGAACTCACCTGCGAATGCTGCGGTGGCAAAACGCGCAGCAGAAGAGTCGATGGTGTTGTTGAAGAACGATGGCATTCTGCCCCTGCGGGGGGAGAAGTACAAGACGGTCGCCGTCATTGGTCCCAACGGTGCCGCGTTGTCGTCACTGGAAGGCAACTACAACGGACAGCCGCATGATCCGGTGATGCCGGTCGATGCATTGCGTACGTCACTCAGTGGCACACGTGTGCTGTATGCGCCGGGTGCGCCGTATGTCGCGGGCTTTGCCATGCCGGTCTCGCGCACCATGCTGCATCCCGCCAAAGGCTCGCAGGAGCATGGTCTGAAGGCGGAATACTTCACCTCGGCGAACTTCAGCGGTTCGCCCGTCACCACACGCGTCGATCCGGAGCTGAACTTCGACTGGTCGGGAGTCAGCCCGCTGCGCGCTACTCCTGCCGGGCCCTTTGCCGTGCGGTGGAGTGGCACCATCAGCGCACCGGCGGCGGGTACGTATGAGTTCCTGGTGAAGACCGGCCGTTGCCGCGGCTGTGGTCCCGCGCAGGGATACACCGTCACGGTGGATGGCAAACAGGTCACCGAGCTGAAGCGGCAGGCTCCTGTCGCTCCGGGAGGTCGCATCAACGGCACCACGGGATTGCCTGAGGTGGATCGCGCCAACCGTCCCGGCGTATTCCAGATCACCTTTGACGACACCAAGCAGGAACACGACATCACGGTAGAGTTCTCCCGGGACTCTGCATCCGCTGGTTCCGGCATCCGCCTGGAATGGTCGCCCAAGCCCGAGACGCTGCTGCCTGAGGCCATTGCCACCGCGAAGCAGGCGGATGTTGTGATCGCCATGTTGGGCCTGTCGCCCGACCTGGAAGGCGAAGAGATGCCGGTGAAGCTGCCGGGCTTTGTGGGTGGCGACCGTTCCGACATCAACCTGCCTGCATCGCAGGACGAGCTGCTGAAGCAGATCGTCGCTACCGGCAAACCAACCGTCGTCGTGCTGCTGAATGGTTCGGCACTCGCCGTGAACTTCGCCGATGAGAATGCCAATGCCGTATTGGAATCCTGGTATCCGGGTGAGGCCGGAGCGCAGGCTATTGCCGACACGTTGACGGGTAAGAACAATCCCAGCGGACGCTTGCCGGTGACCTTCTATAAGGCCGAAAGCGATCTGCCTGCCTTCGACGACTACTCCATGAAGAACCGGACCTATCGGTACTTCACGGGTGCGCCACTGTATGGCTTTGGTTATGGCCTGAGCTACACACGCTTTGCCTACTCCGGGCTCAAGCTGTCTACAGCGAAGCTGAAGGCGGGTGAACCGCTGACCGCCGAAGTGACGGTGAAGAATACCGGCAAGATGGCTGGCGAGGAAGTAGCGCAGCTTTACCTTCTTCCTCCTGCAGACGGCAATGGTGGACTGTCGCCGAAACAGCAACTGGAAGGGTTCCGGCGCGTTTCGCTGAAGCCCGGTGAAGCGAAGAAAATCACCTTCACGCTTTCTCCGCGCCAGCTTTCCGAGGTGGATGCGCAGGGTGTGCGTGCCGTGCAACCGGGCAGCTACTCCATCGCCGTTGGCGGGGCGCAGCCGAAGGACGCTCGTGCCACGGCCGCAGCACAGACAGCAGCCTTCACCATCGACGGAACGCAGGAGTTGCCGCACTAG
- a CDS encoding TIGR03435 family protein translates to MRLSTCALVLALVVPTLHAQTKPIHVEVAVVHPHKITGDDPSNRQVIGGRFVATATTVQTLIRTAFGIDPKAIVNAPAWTESELFDMQATIADHAEITNPEQFQQLILSLLQDQFGFRFHRDQREGPVYWLVVDKPGKIGPALKETKPGTPMNMSMNGDRRIDMRVTNVSMTDFAKSIQKRAGRTVEDHTGLTGKYDFQIRWATDPSPESDDATLFTVIREQLGLRLQSAKGPIDVIVVDNVTQPVSE, encoded by the coding sequence ATGCGACTTTCCACCTGTGCGCTCGTTCTTGCGCTTGTTGTCCCCACACTGCACGCGCAAACAAAGCCCATCCATGTTGAAGTTGCTGTAGTTCATCCGCACAAAATCACTGGCGATGATCCATCGAACCGCCAGGTGATCGGCGGACGCTTCGTTGCCACCGCCACCACGGTGCAAACGCTCATTCGCACCGCGTTCGGCATCGATCCCAAAGCCATCGTGAATGCGCCTGCGTGGACAGAGAGCGAACTCTTCGACATGCAGGCCACCATCGCCGACCATGCGGAGATCACCAACCCGGAACAGTTCCAGCAACTGATTCTCTCGCTGCTGCAGGATCAGTTCGGCTTCCGCTTCCATCGCGATCAGCGCGAAGGCCCTGTCTATTGGCTCGTCGTCGATAAGCCCGGCAAAATCGGCCCGGCACTAAAGGAAACCAAACCAGGCACGCCCATGAACATGAGCATGAATGGCGACCGCCGCATTGATATGCGGGTCACCAACGTCTCCATGACGGACTTCGCGAAATCCATTCAGAAGCGCGCAGGCCGCACCGTTGAAGACCACACCGGACTCACCGGCAAGTACGACTTTCAAATTCGCTGGGCCACCGATCCCTCGCCAGAATCCGACGACGCCACGCTCTTCACCGTTATCCGAGAGCAACTCGGCCTCCGCCTGCAATCCGCAAAAGGCCCCATCGATGTCATCGTCGTGGACAACGTGACTCAGCCGGTTTCCGAGTAA
- a CDS encoding ankyrin repeat domain-containing protein: MADRLTSMLRDFAAGRTDLISGLIEAAVDPNSEDESGVSLLQWCSYYGDVSAMRYLLSKGASLTSLGENFDLNGACFHGHWRLCKFLLEQGADPNFIDIRTGESPLHSTLCTTDRVRHDRVLEVLLYSGANPNVATKNGVETEGFMRDARTKGETPLHRAAAFGCEDTIELLLKHGARVDARDANGESPLSWASWYLRPDPILRLLCFDKFRVRPDRKSMRANLVGFPSVP; the protein is encoded by the coding sequence ATGGCTGACAGGCTCACCTCAATGTTGCGGGATTTTGCAGCTGGACGCACTGACTTGATATCCGGGCTGATCGAAGCGGCTGTTGATCCGAATAGTGAGGATGAAAGCGGAGTCTCGCTTCTGCAGTGGTGCTCTTACTACGGAGATGTCAGCGCGATGCGATACCTGCTCTCGAAAGGTGCAAGCCTGACTTCTTTGGGCGAAAACTTTGACCTGAACGGAGCTTGTTTCCATGGGCACTGGAGGTTATGCAAATTCCTCCTGGAGCAAGGAGCCGACCCGAATTTCATCGATATCCGAACCGGCGAGAGTCCCCTTCATAGCACATTGTGCACAACGGATCGCGTCCGGCACGACCGAGTGCTGGAGGTACTGCTCTACAGCGGCGCAAACCCGAATGTAGCCACGAAGAACGGTGTGGAGACAGAAGGTTTTATGCGTGATGCGAGGACAAAGGGCGAAACACCGTTGCATCGTGCCGCAGCCTTTGGATGCGAAGACACCATCGAGCTGCTTCTCAAACATGGCGCCAGAGTGGATGCCCGAGATGCGAACGGAGAGTCTCCACTGAGCTGGGCGAGCTGGTATCTTCGGCCTGATCCCATTTTGCGGCTGCTCTGTTTCGATAAGTTCAGAGTGCGTCCTGACCGAAAATCGATGCGAGCGAACCTGGTGGGATTTCCCTCGGTTCCGTAA
- a CDS encoding TIGR03435 family protein, which produces MSCAAQTFEAASLRLLPEGAKPDYTQLDVLDATHPGIWKAPSLLTIDLNLFEMIVTAYSVSNSGMHDALMAQLPLWAMKETYHLTTRIPEGATLADLRLMLQALLKERFALATHWDNRTMPVLLLQQAGTSTNLAPFKGMCQQQPANCTSDFRWKDGMVHMAFTGQTMSQIADTLSGLGHYMGGQKRGPIVDDTNLPGQWNSTIDFSPLMGTNETQGDTFATALKKQMGLTLKPAERPVPSLVIDHVDHPKDEQ; this is translated from the coding sequence ATGAGCTGTGCTGCACAAACCTTTGAGGCCGCCTCGCTGCGCCTGCTGCCAGAAGGTGCAAAGCCCGATTACACCCAGCTTGACGTTCTGGATGCCACGCATCCGGGCATCTGGAAGGCACCTTCGCTCCTCACCATCGATCTCAACCTATTCGAGATGATCGTCACTGCCTACTCCGTCTCCAACAGCGGCATGCATGACGCGCTTATGGCGCAACTGCCGCTCTGGGCAATGAAAGAGACGTACCACCTCACCACCCGCATCCCCGAAGGCGCAACGCTCGCCGACCTGCGGCTCATGCTCCAGGCGCTTCTCAAAGAACGCTTCGCACTCGCCACACATTGGGACAACCGCACGATGCCCGTCCTGCTGCTTCAGCAGGCTGGCACGTCAACCAACCTTGCGCCCTTTAAAGGTATGTGCCAGCAACAACCCGCGAACTGCACCAGTGACTTTCGTTGGAAAGACGGCATGGTTCACATGGCCTTCACCGGCCAAACCATGTCACAGATTGCAGACACGCTCAGCGGCCTGGGCCACTACATGGGTGGGCAAAAGCGCGGGCCTATCGTCGATGACACCAACTTACCCGGCCAGTGGAACTCGACGATCGACTTTTCGCCGCTTATGGGAACCAACGAAACTCAGGGCGATACCTTCGCAACGGCGCTGAAAAAGCAGATGGGCCTGACGCTCAAACCTGCCGAACGCCCAGTCCCATCCCTCGTCATCGATCACGTAGACCACCCAAAAGACGAGCAATAG
- a CDS encoding nitrous oxide reductase family maturation protein NosD, with product MIHVPADAPTVQQAIAATSNGDTVSVAPGTYSGVIDFAGKAITVQGTASGVIFQGASAGPVVLFHHGEGRGSVLDNVTVQGGAATAAIDAGGVWIDHASPTVKNSTITGNSDCGIGIHFGAPLITGNTITANNGGRTRGCIPLYTTGNIGIAGGGLTIEGAPAGGQVAEISDNTIAQNTAVWSAAGITVQDAGHVVIRNNVITANTSNGAGSAIALYKDVSAEIVQNLIYANVLNPTLGNPAYADIGAGLNLDLTAGSQHSTRTVVVNNTFADNVLQLVSGARMAGSQVLLLNAYDSISFYNNIIASSDSLSAVDCKRGTQQPIPLPVFDHNLVFTQGTAGSSFSADCSSPAGTNGNLFVDPQFVARSGNAPYQVAKVSPAVDSGNNNAPSLLPTDLLGNNRLQNATGTPSAVIDRGAYEVAGAGGTLPPAAGLSLSVNPASLSLPSGSSGVVQVTTVVTGALQGPVQLACTNLPAYATCVFGQSSLAINGAGTYNTNLTLAVNNSTASVRGSWAVLAAVMMPGVLLGLRKRSRLVALTVLLMSCSVLFLSGCKDIVSIIPASYNVVITGTDSTSGQTARANLPLTVTP from the coding sequence GTGATTCATGTGCCCGCGGATGCGCCCACGGTTCAGCAGGCGATTGCTGCGACTTCCAATGGCGATACCGTTTCCGTTGCCCCGGGAACCTATAGCGGTGTAATCGACTTTGCTGGCAAAGCGATTACGGTGCAGGGCACAGCCTCTGGCGTGATTTTTCAGGGAGCGAGCGCAGGGCCAGTGGTGTTGTTTCATCATGGCGAGGGCCGCGGGTCAGTACTGGACAACGTGACAGTACAGGGCGGCGCGGCGACTGCAGCGATTGATGCTGGCGGCGTGTGGATTGATCATGCTTCGCCCACGGTGAAGAATTCGACGATCACCGGAAATTCCGATTGCGGCATTGGCATTCACTTCGGCGCGCCGCTAATCACCGGGAACACGATTACTGCGAACAACGGTGGCCGTACGCGTGGGTGCATTCCGCTGTATACAACGGGCAACATTGGAATCGCTGGTGGTGGCCTCACGATTGAGGGCGCGCCCGCTGGCGGCCAGGTCGCGGAGATTTCTGACAATACGATTGCACAGAACACCGCTGTGTGGAGTGCCGCCGGAATCACGGTGCAGGATGCCGGTCACGTGGTGATTCGAAACAATGTGATCACTGCGAATACATCGAATGGCGCAGGATCGGCCATCGCTCTCTACAAAGACGTCTCCGCCGAGATTGTGCAGAACCTGATCTACGCGAACGTGCTAAATCCCACGTTGGGGAATCCGGCGTATGCAGACATTGGTGCGGGTCTGAACCTCGATCTGACGGCAGGTAGCCAGCACAGCACACGCACTGTGGTGGTGAACAACACGTTTGCAGATAACGTTCTGCAGCTTGTTTCCGGAGCGCGGATGGCTGGCAGTCAGGTGCTGTTGTTGAATGCGTATGACAGCATTTCGTTTTACAACAACATCATTGCGTCGTCAGACAGCTTGAGCGCGGTGGACTGCAAGCGAGGTACGCAGCAGCCGATTCCACTGCCTGTGTTTGATCACAATCTTGTGTTTACGCAGGGAACTGCAGGTTCCAGCTTCAGCGCGGATTGCTCGTCGCCTGCTGGTACGAATGGGAACCTGTTTGTCGATCCGCAGTTTGTGGCTCGCAGCGGGAACGCACCGTATCAAGTGGCGAAGGTGTCGCCTGCAGTCGATAGCGGTAACAATAATGCGCCTTCGTTGTTGCCGACGGACTTGCTGGGGAACAACCGTTTGCAGAATGCTACTGGCACACCTTCCGCTGTGATTGATCGTGGAGCCTACGAGGTAGCAGGTGCAGGAGGGACGTTGCCTCCCGCAGCGGGGCTGTCTCTCAGCGTGAATCCTGCTTCGCTTTCCTTACCTTCGGGAAGCAGTGGTGTGGTGCAGGTGACGACTGTGGTGACGGGAGCTTTGCAAGGGCCGGTGCAGTTAGCGTGTACCAATCTGCCTGCGTATGCGACATGTGTGTTTGGTCAAAGCTCGTTGGCGATCAACGGGGCCGGAACATACAACACTAACCTAACGCTGGCTGTAAACAACTCAACCGCGAGTGTGCGTGGTTCATGGGCCGTGTTGGCTGCGGTGATGATGCCAGGAGTATTGCTGGGCCTGCGTAAACGATCGCGTCTGGTGGCTCTAACGGTGTTGCTGATGTCTTGCAGCGTGTTGTTTCTGAGTGGCTGTAAAGACATCGTGTCGATTATCCCGGCCAGCTATAACGTGGTGATCACAGGAACGGATTCGACTTCGGGACAGACTGCGCGGGCGAACCTCCCGCTTACAGTTACGCCGTAG
- the rpmA gene encoding 50S ribosomal protein L27, whose translation MAHKKGGGSSSNGRDSNAQRLGVKAFAGELVTGGSIIVRQRGTPLKAGLNVGRGKDDTLFAKVGGRVIFSDRGNHGRFVSIEPAA comes from the coding sequence ATGGCACATAAAAAAGGTGGCGGTTCCTCTTCCAACGGTCGTGACTCCAACGCGCAGCGCCTGGGCGTGAAGGCCTTCGCTGGCGAGTTGGTCACGGGTGGCAGCATCATCGTGCGTCAGCGTGGCACACCGCTCAAGGCTGGTCTGAACGTCGGTCGCGGCAAGGACGACACCCTGTTCGCCAAGGTTGGCGGACGCGTGATCTTCTCCGATCGTGGCAACCACGGTCGCTTCGTCTCCATCGAGCCGGCTGCTTAA
- the rplU gene encoding 50S ribosomal protein L21, with protein MYAVIRTGGKQYRVAPGDTLKIETTEHNDGAIEFADVLAVSAEEGKFEQELGGAKVLASVVGEGRGDKILVFHFKRKKQYKKMQGHRQNFVEVKINEILVNGKSFKAESK; from the coding sequence ATGTACGCAGTGATCCGTACCGGTGGTAAGCAGTACCGTGTCGCCCCCGGCGACACCTTGAAGATTGAAACGACAGAACACAACGACGGCGCGATCGAGTTCGCAGACGTCCTGGCTGTCAGCGCCGAAGAAGGCAAGTTTGAGCAGGAACTGGGCGGAGCCAAGGTGCTCGCCTCCGTCGTGGGCGAAGGCCGCGGCGACAAGATTCTGGTCTTCCACTTCAAGCGCAAGAAGCAGTACAAGAAGATGCAGGGCCACCGTCAGAACTTCGTTGAAGTCAAGATCAACGAGATCCTGGTCAACGGCAAGAGCTTCAAGGCCGAGAGCAAGTAA